In a genomic window of Cardiocondyla obscurior isolate alpha-2009 linkage group LG08, Cobs3.1, whole genome shotgun sequence:
- the LOC139105166 gene encoding nuclear RNA export factor 1 has protein sequence MMASPTSPSTSQAPWEPHRITYIKPSFDSHEIALASRLDLWHKFIIFEGARYSRTDVLRTVITACEPALLLPIMYTVEDKDKSTFLAQCANNAIENLVKQGLCITMPGGQELNMDIVLGFLGTQELRVNTSNIIVDALHTRYEPMRKIFNLDDFENDKALGSIFCPISIPKIFELVLRCSKRGIMGNTRETQQRLPVRELSLRYNKLTAIILFDKFFNYHLTKLDLRHNLIQNVEYLRYFCEFKISELWLDGNPLCTNYSTSQEYIQAVKNIFPHLQVLDGVVIGMEKKFVPNVQNYYLGTGSKIPLIRQFVKHFFTLYDQEDRIVMNGLYDKNAFYSMTVGNITNHACKEVIKKFSTNRNLLKFADYAKYHEFLFLGPEKIITALRRQPQTIHNFKTYQIDLLYEEDNYIAFSVQGIFSYRLSIPPMMFNRTFIIVQQEGDNKYCIVNDQYAIDSAPANAINDMKFDIKQPIPKFTPTVLSVSEKESLLRFLREITKMNVRHCYKYFQDSNWDVRKTINAFMKDYMVNNVPPEAFQ, from the coding sequence atGATGGCATCGCCGACATCGCCGTCAACAAGCCAAGCACCATGGGAACCACACCGAATTACGTATATCAAACCATCCTTCGACAGTCACGAGATAGCTCTTGCGTCTCGTTTGGATCTGTGGCACAAGTTCATCATCTTCGAGGGCGCACGGTACAGCCGAACCGATGTTCTACGCACCGTTATTACCGCCTGTGAGCCAGCTCTTTTATTACCGATTATGTATACGGTCGAGGACAAAGATAAAAGCACATTTCTTGCACAATGTGCTAACAACGCGATAGAGAATCTTGTTAAACAGGGATTGTGCATAACAATGCCGGGGGGACAGGAATTGAACATGGATATCGTGTTAGGTTTTCTCGGCACACAGGAGCTGCGAGTAAATACGAGCAATATTATAGTAGATGCCTTGCACACTAGATATGAACCAAtgagaaagatatttaatttagatgACTTTGAAAATGATAAGGCACTAGGCTCAATATTCTGCCCCATTTCTATACCAAAAATTTTTGAGCTAGTCCTGCGTTGTAGCAAACGAGGTATCATGGGAAACACTCGCGAAACTCAGCAACGGTTACCTGTTCGCGAACTAAGTTTAAGATACAATAAACTCACAGCTATCATTctgtttgataaattttttaattaccacTTAACTAAGTTAGATTTAAGACACAATTTAATTCAGAATGTAGAGTATTTGCGTTACTTCTGCGAATTTAAGATAAGTGAACTTTGGCTCGATGGAAATCCGCTTTGTACAAACTATAGCACTTCACAGGAATATATACAGGCTGTGAAAAATATCTTTCCACATTTGCAAGTATTAGATGGAGTTGTTATAGGAATGGAGAAAAAATTTGTGCCAAACGTACAGAATTATTATCTCGGTACTGGATCGAAAATTCCGTTGATTAGGCAATTTGTCAAGCACTTTTTTACATTGTATGACCAGGAAGATAGAATAGTTATGAATGGTCTGTATGATAAAAATGCGTTCTATTCCATGACAGTAGGTAATATAACAAATCATGCATGTAAAGaggttataaaaaaattttctacgaacagaaatttgttaaaatttgcCGATTACGCCAAGTAtcacgaatttttatttttggggcccgagaaaataattaccgcTCTTCGTCGGCAACCACAAACAATACATAATTTCAAAACGTATCAGATCGATTTGTTGTACGAAGAAGATAATTATATCGCCTTCTCTGTGCAAGGAATATTTTCATATCGATTATCAATTCCACCTATGATGTTCAACAGAACTTTCATTATTGTACAACAAGAGggagataataaatattgcatcGTTAACGATCAGTATGCCATTGACAGTGCACCAGCCAATGCAATAAATGACATGAAATTCGATATAAAGCAGCCCATACCTAAATTTACTCCAACAGTACTCAGTGTATCAGAAAAAGAGAGTTTACTTAGATTTTTACGCGAAATTACTAAAATGAATGTCCGACAttgttacaaatattttcaagattCAAATTGGGACGTAAGAAAGACGATCAATGCATTTATGAAAGATTATATGGTCAATAACGTTCCTCCAGAAGCTTTTCAATGA
- the Pfdn1 gene encoding prefoldin subunit 1 gives MSKVLDEELKQAFSKLHEKMIDTRQKLKLADIQIDKLRRMNQRAELTTKEISSLPEDTRMYESVGRMFLLDSMNNIKNNLESKVKTSDEKIKTLENNKTYLQRSLKESENEIREMIQQKQSKETSG, from the coding sequence ATGTCAAAGGTATTGGATGAGGAATTAAAGCAAGCCTTCTCAAAATTGCACGAGAAGATGATAGATACCAGGCAAAAACTGAAATTGGCTGATATACAAATCGATAAACTACGCCGGATGAATCAGAGAGCGGAACTTACTACCAAGGAAATTAGTAGTCTCCCTGAGGATACAAGGATGTATGAGTCTGTTGGTCGAATGTTTCTTCTAGATAGCATgaacaatattaaaaacaatttggaaagtaaagtaaaaacaTCCGACGAAAAGATTAAAACACTCGAGAATAACAAAACGTACCTACAGCGTAGCTTAAAGGAGAGTGAGAATGAGATCAGAGAAATGATCCAGCAGAAACAAAGCAAGGAAACTTCTGGTTGA
- the Scox gene encoding protein SCO1 homolog, mitochondrial has product MSTLILRSVKLLNRNSYVSANVSAKVRHINILSTLRQQSIFPKQPKKNVKKSPVTWKSLTISGIIGIGFILYVRYLRQEKDKTIAAERRQQLGKAKIGGSFELINTEGKVVKSDDFLGQWVLIYFGFTHCPDVCPDEIEKMTNVVNTLEKEHNLKIQPIFISVDPQRDTPTVVGKYIKEFSDKIIGLTGNLEQVGKACKAYRVYYSNGPKDQDDDYIVDHTIIIYLIDPEGLFVDYYGQTHDVEKIVTSILVNKLKYDELKNNSSWLPSLPLKGVL; this is encoded by the exons ATGTcgacattaatattaagatctgttaaattattaaatagaaattctTATGTCTCAGCAAATGTCTCAGCAAAG gtCAGACACATAAACATATTGAGTACATTACGTCAGCAATCAATTTTTCCGAAGcaaccaaaaaaaaatgtaaagaaatcTCCAGTAACATGGAAAAGTTTGACAATTTCTGGTATTATCGGTATtggttttatattatatgtgcGCTACCTTAGAcaggaaaaagataaaaccaTTGCTGCTGAGAGAAGACAACAATTAGGCAAAGCTAAGATTGGTGGCagttttgaattaataaatacagaaGGAAAGGTAGTGAAGTCTGATGACTTTTTAGGACAATGGGTATTGATATATTTTGGATTCACTCATTGCCCAGATGTATGTCCAGATGAAATTGAAAAGATGACAAATGTAGTAAATACTCTTG AGAAAGAGCACAATTTGAAAATCCAACCAATTTTTATATCAGTGGATCCACAGAGAGATACACCCACTGTTGTTGGCAAATATATCAAGGAATTctctgataaaattattggTCTCACTGGTAATTTAGAGCAAGTTGGAAAGGCATGCAAGGCATACAGAGTTTATTACAGTAACGGCCCTAAGGATCAAGATGATGACTATATT gtggatcacacaattattatatatttgatagATCCAGAAGGTTTGTTCGTTGATTACTATGGACAAACGCATGACGTTGAAAAAATCGTAACTAGCATCCTTGTAAACAAGTTGAAATACGATGAATTGAAGAATAATTCTTCTTGGTTACCATCATTGCCGCTTAAAGGAGTGTTATAA
- the LOC139105164 gene encoding secretin receptor isoform X2: MGTHKNGHIGRIQEIMGKTLKLELERCNYGNILEPGWCPEIWDEILCWNSTAPGQLAVQQCPSYFVGFDNRAFASKQCLPNGQWYKKVETNNMWTNYTECYQNPLITVLMNISDVHANNATLIKKFFPIVKIISKLGYSISLFTLIIAFCILATIKKLRCPRNILHMHLFVSFVMRAFMALLKDLLFVSGIGLAEAVVKVNEGYWLVHETENNWQCKTFTSLWQYFILANYSWILMEGIYLHNLVFLALFTDANSSIAGYIVFGWGLPAIFILPWVVMRIIFHDTYCWTTNEKPLLFLFIRVPTMLSILINFVLFINIVRVLLVKLRTTMSEETERYKRWARSTLVLVPLFGVHYAFFIGMSYSIGVNETVEVVWLFCDQLFASFQGFFVAVLYCFLNGEVRAEVSRTLRGIKWTRFGGFRWGPRSSTHSVSTCSCNNVSKPGRRHPKRPRWWKSRWKAPSYLFQDRTIRRSTHSMASTQDVRTRGGSLASSRGYLEIAGNGQPTTQPPTQDHAQHTSPLCSKYTDQSLLSFCSMSDASGPNGDRIRDQHRWSDSECCHLAYELHNLQQHRGHP; the protein is encoded by the exons AAAAATGGCCACATCGGCCGAATCCAAGAGATAATGGGCAAAACGTTGAAGTTGGAACTTGAGCGGTGCAATTATGGAAATATACTAGAACCGG gcTGGTGTCCCGAGATTTGGGACGAGATACTATGCTGGAACTCGACGGCACCTGGGCAGCTGGCGGTTCAACAGTGTCCATCTTACTTCGTCGGTTTCGACAACCGT GCGTTTGCATCAAAGCAATGCCTGCCGAACGGCCAGTGGTACAAGAAAGTTGAAACCAATAACATGTGGACCAATTACACGGAGTGCTATCAAAATCCGCTGATCACCGTTCTGATGAACATATCAGACGTGCATGCAAACAACGCTACTCTCATTAAG AAATTCTTCCCAATCGTGAAAATTATCTCGAAACTTGGCTACTCAATCTCGTTGTTCACTCTCATCATTGCATTTTGCATTTTGGCCACAATTAA GAAATTACGATGCCCACGGAATATATTGCACATGCATCTATTCGTCTCGTTCGTGATGCGAGCATTCATGGCGCTGCTGAAAGATTTACTTTTCGTGTCCGGTATCGGACTGGCGGAAGCTGTGGTCAAAGTCAACGAAGGCTACTGGCTGGTTCATGAAACGGAAAATAATTGGCAATGTAAGACGTTCACCAGCTTGTGGCAGTACTTTATCCTGGCAAATTATTCCTGGATCTTGATGGAAGGTATATATCTGCACAATCTGGTCTTCTTGGCACTTTTCACCGACGCCAATTCCAGCATCGCAGGCTACATCGTTTTTGGATGgg GTTTACCAGCTATATTTATCTTACCGTGGGTAGTTATGAGGATCATATTCCATGATACATATTGCTGGACAACCAACGAGAAACCACTCTTGTTCCTCTTCATACGGGTTCCCACGATGCTCTCTATTTTG ATAAATTTTGTGCTGTTCATCAACATCGTAAGGGTGCTGCTGGTAAAACTTAGGACCACTATGTCGGAAGAAACTGAAAGATACAA gcgATGGGCTAGAAGCACGTTAGTCCTGGTCCCGCTTTTTGGTGTTCACTACGCATTTTTTATTGGAATGTCTTATAGCATCGGCGTAAACGAGACAGTTGAAGTCGTCTGGCTCTTCTGTGATCAATTATTCGCGTCGTTCCAG GGCTTTTTTGTGGCGGTGCTGTACTGCTTTTTGAACGGTGAGGTGAGAGCCGAAGTATCAAGAACACTTCGCGGTATTAAATGGACGCGCTTTGGCGGATTTCGATGGGGTCCAAGATCGTCAACGCATTCAGTCAGCACTTGCAGTTGCAACAACGTCTCGAAACCCGGACGCCGACATCCGAAGAGACCTAGATGGTGGAAATCACGGTGGAAAGCGCCTTCCTATCTCTTTCAGGATCGCACCATTCGCCGGTCCACTCACTCGATGGCGAGTACACAAG ATGTTAGAACGAGAGGAGGTAGTTTAGCAAGCAGCCGAGGCTACCTAGAAATTGCCGGTAACGGCCAGCCGACGACGCAGCCTCCGACGCAGGATCACGCTCAACATACATCACCCCTCTGCAGCAAGTATACGGATCAATCACTGCTCTCCTTTTGCTCG ATGTCGGATGCGTCAGGCCCGAACGGCGACAGAATTCGTGATCAGCATCGATGGAGTGATTCTGAATGTTGTCATCTGGCATACGAGTTGCACAATCTACAGCAGCATCGTGGACACCCGTGA
- the LOC139105164 gene encoding secretin receptor isoform X1, translated as MGTHKNGHIGRIQEIMGKTLKLELERCNYGNILEPGWCPEIWDEILCWNSTAPGQLAVQQCPSYFVGFDNRAFASKQCLPNGQWYKKVETNNMWTNYTECYQNPLITVLMNISDVHANNATLIKKFFPIVKIISKLGYSISLFTLIIAFCILATINLSPIGRRKLRCPRNILHMHLFVSFVMRAFMALLKDLLFVSGIGLAEAVVKVNEGYWLVHETENNWQCKTFTSLWQYFILANYSWILMEGIYLHNLVFLALFTDANSSIAGYIVFGWGLPAIFILPWVVMRIIFHDTYCWTTNEKPLLFLFIRVPTMLSILINFVLFINIVRVLLVKLRTTMSEETERYKRWARSTLVLVPLFGVHYAFFIGMSYSIGVNETVEVVWLFCDQLFASFQGFFVAVLYCFLNGEVRAEVSRTLRGIKWTRFGGFRWGPRSSTHSVSTCSCNNVSKPGRRHPKRPRWWKSRWKAPSYLFQDRTIRRSTHSMASTQDVRTRGGSLASSRGYLEIAGNGQPTTQPPTQDHAQHTSPLCSKYTDQSLLSFCSMSDASGPNGDRIRDQHRWSDSECCHLAYELHNLQQHRGHP; from the exons AAAAATGGCCACATCGGCCGAATCCAAGAGATAATGGGCAAAACGTTGAAGTTGGAACTTGAGCGGTGCAATTATGGAAATATACTAGAACCGG gcTGGTGTCCCGAGATTTGGGACGAGATACTATGCTGGAACTCGACGGCACCTGGGCAGCTGGCGGTTCAACAGTGTCCATCTTACTTCGTCGGTTTCGACAACCGT GCGTTTGCATCAAAGCAATGCCTGCCGAACGGCCAGTGGTACAAGAAAGTTGAAACCAATAACATGTGGACCAATTACACGGAGTGCTATCAAAATCCGCTGATCACCGTTCTGATGAACATATCAGACGTGCATGCAAACAACGCTACTCTCATTAAG AAATTCTTCCCAATCGTGAAAATTATCTCGAAACTTGGCTACTCAATCTCGTTGTTCACTCTCATCATTGCATTTTGCATTTTGGCCACAATTAA TTTGTCTCCCATCGGACGTAGGAAATTACGATGCCCACGGAATATATTGCACATGCATCTATTCGTCTCGTTCGTGATGCGAGCATTCATGGCGCTGCTGAAAGATTTACTTTTCGTGTCCGGTATCGGACTGGCGGAAGCTGTGGTCAAAGTCAACGAAGGCTACTGGCTGGTTCATGAAACGGAAAATAATTGGCAATGTAAGACGTTCACCAGCTTGTGGCAGTACTTTATCCTGGCAAATTATTCCTGGATCTTGATGGAAGGTATATATCTGCACAATCTGGTCTTCTTGGCACTTTTCACCGACGCCAATTCCAGCATCGCAGGCTACATCGTTTTTGGATGgg GTTTACCAGCTATATTTATCTTACCGTGGGTAGTTATGAGGATCATATTCCATGATACATATTGCTGGACAACCAACGAGAAACCACTCTTGTTCCTCTTCATACGGGTTCCCACGATGCTCTCTATTTTG ATAAATTTTGTGCTGTTCATCAACATCGTAAGGGTGCTGCTGGTAAAACTTAGGACCACTATGTCGGAAGAAACTGAAAGATACAA gcgATGGGCTAGAAGCACGTTAGTCCTGGTCCCGCTTTTTGGTGTTCACTACGCATTTTTTATTGGAATGTCTTATAGCATCGGCGTAAACGAGACAGTTGAAGTCGTCTGGCTCTTCTGTGATCAATTATTCGCGTCGTTCCAG GGCTTTTTTGTGGCGGTGCTGTACTGCTTTTTGAACGGTGAGGTGAGAGCCGAAGTATCAAGAACACTTCGCGGTATTAAATGGACGCGCTTTGGCGGATTTCGATGGGGTCCAAGATCGTCAACGCATTCAGTCAGCACTTGCAGTTGCAACAACGTCTCGAAACCCGGACGCCGACATCCGAAGAGACCTAGATGGTGGAAATCACGGTGGAAAGCGCCTTCCTATCTCTTTCAGGATCGCACCATTCGCCGGTCCACTCACTCGATGGCGAGTACACAAG ATGTTAGAACGAGAGGAGGTAGTTTAGCAAGCAGCCGAGGCTACCTAGAAATTGCCGGTAACGGCCAGCCGACGACGCAGCCTCCGACGCAGGATCACGCTCAACATACATCACCCCTCTGCAGCAAGTATACGGATCAATCACTGCTCTCCTTTTGCTCG ATGTCGGATGCGTCAGGCCCGAACGGCGACAGAATTCGTGATCAGCATCGATGGAGTGATTCTGAATGTTGTCATCTGGCATACGAGTTGCACAATCTACAGCAGCATCGTGGACACCCGTGA
- the LOC139105164 gene encoding secretin receptor isoform X3, translating into MGTHKNGHIGRIQEIMGKTLKLELERCNYGNILEPGWCPEIWDEILCWNSTAPGQLAVQQCPSYFVGFDNRAFASKQCLPNGQWYKKVETNNMWTNYTECYQNPLITVLMNISDVHANNATLIKKFFPIVKIISKLGYSISLFTLIIAFCILATINLSPIGRRKLRCPRNILHMHLFVSFVMRAFMALLKDLLFVSGIGLAEAVVKVNEGYWLVHETENNWQCKTFTSLWQYFILANYSWILMEGIYLHNLVFLALFTDANSSIAGYIVFGWGLPAIFILPWVVMRIIFHDTYCWTTNEKPLLFLFIRVPTMLSILINFVLFINIVRVLLVKLRTTMSEETERYKRWARSTLVLVPLFGVHYAFFIGMSYSIGVNETVEVVWLFCDQLFASFQGFFVAVLYCFLNGEVRAEVSRTLRGIKWTRFGGFRWGPRSSTHSVSTCSCNNVSKPGRRHPKRPRWWKSRWKAPSYLFQDRTIRRSTHSMMLEREEVV; encoded by the exons AAAAATGGCCACATCGGCCGAATCCAAGAGATAATGGGCAAAACGTTGAAGTTGGAACTTGAGCGGTGCAATTATGGAAATATACTAGAACCGG gcTGGTGTCCCGAGATTTGGGACGAGATACTATGCTGGAACTCGACGGCACCTGGGCAGCTGGCGGTTCAACAGTGTCCATCTTACTTCGTCGGTTTCGACAACCGT GCGTTTGCATCAAAGCAATGCCTGCCGAACGGCCAGTGGTACAAGAAAGTTGAAACCAATAACATGTGGACCAATTACACGGAGTGCTATCAAAATCCGCTGATCACCGTTCTGATGAACATATCAGACGTGCATGCAAACAACGCTACTCTCATTAAG AAATTCTTCCCAATCGTGAAAATTATCTCGAAACTTGGCTACTCAATCTCGTTGTTCACTCTCATCATTGCATTTTGCATTTTGGCCACAATTAA TTTGTCTCCCATCGGACGTAGGAAATTACGATGCCCACGGAATATATTGCACATGCATCTATTCGTCTCGTTCGTGATGCGAGCATTCATGGCGCTGCTGAAAGATTTACTTTTCGTGTCCGGTATCGGACTGGCGGAAGCTGTGGTCAAAGTCAACGAAGGCTACTGGCTGGTTCATGAAACGGAAAATAATTGGCAATGTAAGACGTTCACCAGCTTGTGGCAGTACTTTATCCTGGCAAATTATTCCTGGATCTTGATGGAAGGTATATATCTGCACAATCTGGTCTTCTTGGCACTTTTCACCGACGCCAATTCCAGCATCGCAGGCTACATCGTTTTTGGATGgg GTTTACCAGCTATATTTATCTTACCGTGGGTAGTTATGAGGATCATATTCCATGATACATATTGCTGGACAACCAACGAGAAACCACTCTTGTTCCTCTTCATACGGGTTCCCACGATGCTCTCTATTTTG ATAAATTTTGTGCTGTTCATCAACATCGTAAGGGTGCTGCTGGTAAAACTTAGGACCACTATGTCGGAAGAAACTGAAAGATACAA gcgATGGGCTAGAAGCACGTTAGTCCTGGTCCCGCTTTTTGGTGTTCACTACGCATTTTTTATTGGAATGTCTTATAGCATCGGCGTAAACGAGACAGTTGAAGTCGTCTGGCTCTTCTGTGATCAATTATTCGCGTCGTTCCAG GGCTTTTTTGTGGCGGTGCTGTACTGCTTTTTGAACGGTGAGGTGAGAGCCGAAGTATCAAGAACACTTCGCGGTATTAAATGGACGCGCTTTGGCGGATTTCGATGGGGTCCAAGATCGTCAACGCATTCAGTCAGCACTTGCAGTTGCAACAACGTCTCGAAACCCGGACGCCGACATCCGAAGAGACCTAGATGGTGGAAATCACGGTGGAAAGCGCCTTCCTATCTCTTTCAGGATCGCACCATTCGCCGGTCCACTCACTCGATG ATGTTAGAACGAGAGGAGGTAGTTTAG